One genomic region from Saprospiraceae bacterium encodes:
- a CDS encoding TlpA family protein disulfide reductase, producing the protein MLKRFFQFSLVMFSVFLILDCAGTSSKGITIKGKISDASDLRVFLDKLPMVSRKIEVISQSEVNGSGKFNITTDAPLDPGIYRIRIGSRNVNLILDGTEKNIEINGSLADMDQGKTIIKGSAESIKVNELTGKLFNKEIGLADLKKEIANASNPLTSLFFALGNVTQSREDIDMLKGIVNKLREKYPKSPYTTELDGLTTSMERDMMANESKMLVKEGSEAPNISLPNPDGKIIELNSLRGKVVLLDFWASWCGPCRRENPNVVSVYNKYKDKGFTVYSVSLDRPGAMENWKSAIAADHLSWPNHVSDLQHWNSAAGRLYGVDAIPRAYLLNKDGVIVGTNLRGDALEPAVKKWL; encoded by the coding sequence ATGTTAAAGCGCTTTTTTCAGTTTTCACTCGTGATGTTCAGTGTTTTCCTGATACTTGATTGTGCAGGTACTTCATCTAAAGGGATTACAATTAAGGGAAAAATCAGTGATGCTTCTGATTTGCGGGTCTTTTTAGACAAGCTGCCTATGGTATCCAGAAAAATTGAAGTCATCTCACAATCTGAAGTCAATGGTAGCGGCAAGTTTAATATTACCACTGATGCTCCACTAGATCCAGGTATCTATAGAATCAGAATAGGGAGCAGAAATGTAAATCTGATATTGGATGGGACAGAAAAGAATATTGAAATCAACGGATCCTTAGCAGATATGGATCAGGGGAAAACCATTATTAAGGGTTCTGCCGAATCGATTAAAGTAAATGAATTGACTGGCAAGTTATTCAATAAAGAAATCGGCCTGGCAGATTTAAAAAAAGAAATTGCCAATGCATCCAACCCGTTGACTTCACTGTTTTTTGCGCTTGGCAATGTGACCCAATCAAGAGAAGATATAGACATGCTCAAAGGCATCGTCAACAAACTGCGTGAAAAATATCCAAAAAGCCCTTATACCACTGAACTGGATGGCCTGACCACTTCAATGGAACGAGATATGATGGCCAACGAAAGTAAGATGCTTGTCAAAGAAGGATCAGAAGCTCCAAATATCAGTCTTCCCAATCCTGATGGTAAAATCATAGAGCTCAATTCGCTCAGAGGCAAGGTAGTGCTACTGGATTTTTGGGCTAGCTGGTGCGGTCCATGTCGAAGAGAAAATCCCAACGTAGTCAGCGTCTATAATAAGTATAAAGACAAAGGATTTACAGTCTATAGTGTTTCATTGGACAGACCCGGTGCTATGGAAAACTGGAAGTCTGCCATCGCAGCGGATCATCTTAGCTGGCCTAATCATGTGAGCGATCTTCAACATTGGAACAGTGCTGCCGGAAGACTGTACGGCGTAGATGCTATCCCAAGAGCCTATTTGCTTAATAAGGATGGCGTGATTGTAGGTACTAATTTAAGGGGAGATGCCTTAGAGCCTGCAGTCAAAAAATGGTTGTAA
- a CDS encoding SDR family NAD(P)-dependent oxidoreductase, with translation MMNILITGATSGIGKATAEEFAKHGYSLILCGRREDRLKELADHLVSTYEIKATYLSFDLQKYDEVKKAIASLSPPFDQIDVLLNNAGLASGLDYIQEGNLDDWETMIDTNVKGLLYITRLVSPQMVARKSGQIINICSTAGKDAYARGNVYCATKAAVDMLTQTMRLDLYTHGIRVSQVAPGMVEETEFSKVRFHGDEEKAKIYKDFNPLTSKDVAEIIYFTASRPMHVNIQDILVMGTQQAGSNFVDRSGRKYD, from the coding sequence ATGATGAATATACTAATTACAGGAGCTACCTCAGGTATAGGCAAGGCTACTGCTGAGGAATTTGCCAAACATGGCTACTCCTTAATCTTGTGCGGACGACGCGAAGACAGACTCAAGGAATTAGCAGATCACCTGGTCAGTACTTACGAGATAAAAGCGACCTATTTAAGTTTTGATCTCCAAAAATATGATGAAGTAAAAAAAGCGATCGCTTCCTTATCTCCCCCTTTTGATCAAATAGATGTCCTGCTTAACAATGCAGGCCTGGCCAGCGGTCTCGATTATATCCAGGAGGGCAATCTCGATGATTGGGAAACCATGATCGATACCAATGTAAAAGGATTATTGTACATCACCAGGTTGGTAAGTCCTCAGATGGTAGCCCGAAAATCAGGACAGATCATCAATATATGTTCCACCGCCGGCAAAGACGCCTATGCGAGGGGCAATGTATATTGCGCTACCAAAGCGGCCGTAGATATGCTCACCCAGACGATGCGCTTGGATCTGTACACCCATGGTATTAGGGTAAGTCAGGTGGCTCCCGGTATGGTAGAAGAAACCGAGTTTTCTAAGGTGCGCTTCCATGGAGATGAAGAGAAAGCCAAAATTTATAAAGATTTTAATCCGCTCACTTCCAAGGATGTGGCTGAGATCATTTATTTTACTGCCAGCCGACCCATGCATGTCAATATCCAGGATATCCTTGTGATGGGAACCCAACAAGCAGGGAGCAATTTCGTAGATAGAAGCGGAAGAAAATACGATTAA
- a CDS encoding TlpA family protein disulfide reductase, with product MKYTLGLILFSCFLGCIRPKAPYASLAPGIWRGVLHLNTEPKLPLKDEIERYEKDGTRPIYEIENDLPFMFEVKYEQETPYIEIINGTERIKVDEVYVGRNRSTADDTVYINFSVYDSHIRAILREGILQGEWVVRNKPNYRIPFSAHFGQKDRFQLLPTPQTNDLSGIWDCTFDLNLETPFKAIAEWSQDGNHLTGTFRTETGDYRYLDGTVSGDKFFLSCFDGSHAFLFFGKQSGDTLLGTFKSGIHYTSVWKAFKNPDATLAAATSLTKSTGTPVNFAFLDQNDKTKTITDYHSKIKVLQIMGTWCPNCYDETRFLKTYLAAHPALDVQVIGLACERYNDTAPSLQAIANYRTKMNLPYDVLLAATTTKTAETSKHLPFIDNVISYPTMVILDKNNRVHTIHTGFDGPATSKYKEFEIEFDRVIQNLLKQ from the coding sequence GTGAAATATACTCTAGGGCTTATATTGTTTTCATGCTTCCTTGGGTGCATTCGGCCAAAAGCGCCATATGCTTCCCTTGCTCCTGGCATTTGGCGTGGTGTGCTGCATCTCAATACTGAGCCTAAACTGCCACTTAAAGATGAGATCGAAAGGTATGAAAAAGATGGTACGAGACCGATCTATGAGATTGAAAACGACCTCCCTTTTATGTTTGAAGTAAAATATGAACAAGAGACTCCATATATTGAAATCATCAATGGAACAGAAAGAATCAAGGTCGATGAAGTGTATGTAGGCCGCAACAGATCGACTGCAGATGATACTGTATATATCAATTTTTCAGTTTACGACTCACATATCAGGGCGATTTTGAGAGAAGGCATCTTACAAGGAGAGTGGGTAGTCAGAAATAAACCAAATTATAGAATCCCCTTTAGTGCCCACTTTGGCCAAAAAGATAGATTCCAGTTGTTGCCTACTCCACAGACCAATGATCTCTCCGGTATCTGGGATTGTACTTTTGATCTCAACCTGGAGACGCCATTTAAAGCCATTGCAGAATGGTCACAGGACGGCAATCACCTGACAGGCACTTTCCGCACTGAAACAGGAGATTACCGATATCTCGATGGGACAGTATCGGGAGATAAATTCTTCTTGTCTTGTTTTGATGGATCTCATGCTTTTTTATTTTTTGGCAAGCAGTCAGGGGACACGCTCTTGGGCACTTTTAAATCCGGAATTCATTACACCTCTGTATGGAAAGCTTTTAAGAATCCTGATGCAACACTAGCAGCAGCTACTTCCTTGACCAAAAGTACTGGAACTCCTGTCAATTTTGCTTTTTTAGACCAAAATGATAAAACGAAAACGATCACTGATTATCATTCGAAAATAAAAGTACTGCAGATCATGGGGACCTGGTGCCCCAATTGTTACGACGAAACGCGATTTCTTAAAACATACCTCGCAGCCCATCCTGCTTTGGATGTGCAAGTGATTGGCCTGGCATGTGAGCGATATAATGACACTGCACCATCTTTGCAAGCCATCGCTAATTATAGAACAAAAATGAATCTCCCCTATGATGTGCTCCTGGCTGCTACCACGACCAAAACAGCTGAAACCAGCAAACATCTGCCTTTCATAGATAATGTGATCTCCTATCCAACGATGGTCATTCTGGATAAAAACAACCGTGTGCATACTATCCACACAGGATTTGACGGACCTGCTACCAGTAAATACAAAGAATTTGAAATTGAATTCGACCGAGTCATTCAAAATTTACTAAAACAATAA
- the purL gene encoding phosphoribosylformylglycinamidine synthase subunit PurL: MIATKETTQEIASSLGLTHEEFEKIKILLGRTPNFTELSIYSVMWSEHCSYKNSIKYLKTLPREGKALLVGAGEENAGLVDIGDGLACAFKIESHNHPSAIEPYQGAATGVGGIHRDIFTMGARPIAALNSLRFGIPETAHMKNLVRGVVRGIGNYGNCFGVPTVGGETYFMDCYQQNILVNAMSVGTVKIGETVSATAYGAGNPVFIVGSATGKDGIHGATFASADLTEDSAEDLPSVQVGDPFQEKLLLEASLEVIQSGTIIGMQDMGAAGITCSTSEMSAKGKSGMIIHLDKVPLRQVDMAPHEILLSESQERMLVVCKKGEEAAILKIFDKWDLECAQIGEVIDSPNLEYYFHGELVAKVNADSLVLGGGAPVYDRSFRRPTYLDKIAAFDPNSIKVPGDLGQVAADLIGSLNIASKKWISQQYDSTVRTGSINTTQPSDASLVWVKDTDKALAMTVDCNSAYVYADPNIGAQIAVAEAARNIVCSGGTPLAITNCLNFGNPYDLEVYYQFVEVIKGMGIACRAFNTPVTGGNVSFYNQSVIGDKTVPVYPTPTIGMLGLLDLDYKTFLSFDRPGLNLYLLGPITDDLGSSEYLRTVHQVRHSPAPYFDLEIEQKVQNLVRACIKEKCLAAAHDVSDGGLLVTLFESCSLNKIGVHILSKPGIRKDSFLFGEGQSRIVVAVDPQQEDAFKALVEHSSVECWHLGHTTTEDSFILDGEVLGRVSDWSEEYNLKLKKIMDL, from the coding sequence ATGATAGCGACTAAGGAAACTACGCAAGAGATAGCCTCTTCTCTGGGCCTCACCCATGAAGAATTTGAAAAAATAAAAATCCTACTTGGACGGACTCCAAATTTCACCGAACTAAGCATCTATTCTGTCATGTGGTCAGAGCACTGTAGCTACAAAAACTCCATCAAATACTTAAAGACCTTGCCTCGGGAGGGAAAAGCGCTTCTGGTAGGCGCAGGAGAAGAAAATGCTGGCCTGGTCGACATAGGAGATGGACTTGCTTGTGCATTTAAAATCGAATCCCATAATCATCCATCTGCCATCGAGCCTTACCAGGGAGCTGCCACCGGAGTTGGTGGCATTCATAGAGATATTTTTACAATGGGCGCCAGGCCTATTGCTGCACTCAATTCTTTGCGATTTGGCATTCCTGAGACAGCCCATATGAAAAACCTCGTGAGAGGCGTCGTAAGGGGTATAGGCAATTATGGCAATTGTTTTGGTGTCCCTACTGTTGGGGGCGAAACCTATTTTATGGATTGTTACCAGCAAAATATCCTGGTCAATGCCATGTCTGTTGGTACTGTAAAAATTGGTGAGACGGTTTCCGCGACAGCCTATGGTGCTGGCAATCCTGTTTTCATCGTAGGTTCAGCTACAGGCAAAGATGGTATCCATGGTGCTACTTTCGCGTCTGCTGACCTTACTGAAGACAGTGCTGAGGACTTACCTTCTGTACAAGTAGGTGATCCCTTCCAGGAGAAACTTTTATTAGAAGCGTCTCTCGAAGTGATTCAATCAGGTACCATTATAGGCATGCAGGATATGGGCGCAGCCGGGATCACCTGCTCAACCTCCGAAATGAGTGCCAAAGGCAAGTCAGGCATGATCATTCATCTGGACAAAGTGCCTTTGAGGCAGGTCGATATGGCTCCCCACGAAATCCTACTTTCTGAAAGTCAGGAGCGCATGCTGGTGGTCTGCAAAAAAGGCGAAGAAGCCGCCATTTTAAAAATATTTGACAAATGGGACCTGGAATGTGCGCAAATCGGTGAAGTCATAGACAGCCCGAATCTTGAGTATTATTTTCACGGTGAATTAGTCGCCAAAGTCAATGCCGATAGCCTGGTATTAGGGGGTGGTGCCCCGGTATATGACAGATCCTTTAGGCGCCCAACCTATCTCGATAAAATTGCAGCTTTCGATCCTAATTCAATAAAAGTACCTGGTGATCTTGGGCAAGTAGCCGCTGATTTAATTGGCTCTCTGAATATAGCCTCAAAAAAATGGATCTCCCAGCAATATGATTCTACTGTGCGGACAGGGTCTATCAATACCACCCAACCTTCGGATGCCTCGCTGGTATGGGTCAAAGACACTGACAAGGCCCTGGCCATGACCGTAGATTGCAATAGTGCATACGTATATGCCGACCCGAATATAGGCGCACAAATAGCGGTGGCAGAGGCTGCACGCAATATTGTTTGTTCTGGTGGTACCCCATTGGCCATCACCAATTGTCTCAATTTTGGCAATCCTTATGACCTGGAAGTTTATTACCAATTTGTAGAAGTGATTAAAGGCATGGGCATCGCATGCAGAGCGTTTAATACCCCGGTGACCGGAGGTAATGTCAGCTTTTATAACCAATCCGTCATTGGAGACAAAACTGTACCTGTCTACCCTACTCCGACTATAGGCATGCTGGGGTTATTAGACCTGGACTACAAGACCTTTTTGTCTTTCGACCGACCAGGATTAAATCTGTATCTATTAGGTCCAATCACGGACGATCTGGGTTCCAGTGAGTATTTGAGGACAGTGCATCAAGTCCGACATTCTCCGGCTCCATATTTTGATCTCGAAATTGAACAAAAAGTGCAAAACCTCGTCCGGGCCTGTATTAAAGAAAAATGCCTGGCAGCTGCACACGATGTTAGTGACGGAGGCCTATTGGTGACTTTGTTTGAATCATGCTCATTAAATAAGATAGGTGTCCATATCCTTTCAAAGCCCGGTATCCGAAAAGATAGTTTTCTTTTTGGAGAAGGACAGTCCCGTATAGTAGTGGCAGTAGATCCACAACAGGAAGATGCATTCAAGGCTTTAGTGGAACATTCTTCCGTTGAGTGTTGGCATCTGGGACATACCACCACAGAAGATTCCTTTATACTAGATGGTGAGGTATTAGGTAGGGTCAGTGATTGGTCAGAAGAGTATAATCTAAAGTTGAAGAAGATCATGGATCTTTGA
- a CDS encoding M28 family peptidase, whose amino-acid sequence MKSLHHCVLIILFFTIFDNTGSAQKVIKKINSSVNQDKIYTDMMYLASDALKGRKTGEPGNQQAANYIADQFKKAGVKTIPGMNGYFQPIPFVKYVPPLSGTLSMGGTEYVVKNNLVILDGGAINKTTEAIYADYGWVDAAKGRDDYQGLEVKGKYVIVQGGLPEGGSPSEIFSAMPLKRKMAADHGALGLIEIYNLSFPWNFFRNYFSKERLEIVEGAGGHASVLHAWLQLPTNGNKPTWSKGKSYPITINTPGAATTPVEAVNVLGMIPGKKKKLRDQYILLSAHFDHVGVKAGQPIGNDTIWNGARDNAWGTVGLLAAARYFAKNPPNRSVMIAAVNGEEIGLLGSKYLAEHPVMPWNKVIFDLNSDGAGYSDTTLVSIIGLNRVGAADEMNTACKAFGLTTIADPAPEQGLFDRSDNVSFAQLGIPAPTFAAGFKTFDQEVGKYYHQAIDNPDNISYGYLHRFTKAFVLSALQIANKIELPRWSSGDKYESAGKKLYGY is encoded by the coding sequence ATGAAATCATTACATCATTGTGTATTAATAATTCTGTTTTTTACCATTTTTGACAACACGGGTAGCGCTCAAAAGGTTATTAAAAAAATAAATAGTAGTGTAAATCAGGATAAAATATATACTGACATGATGTATCTCGCCTCCGATGCTTTGAAGGGGCGCAAGACAGGGGAGCCAGGTAACCAACAAGCTGCCAATTATATCGCAGATCAATTTAAAAAAGCCGGTGTCAAAACTATTCCGGGTATGAACGGATATTTCCAACCAATACCTTTTGTGAAATATGTACCTCCCTTGTCCGGGACTCTTTCCATGGGGGGCACTGAGTATGTAGTCAAAAACAACCTGGTGATTTTGGATGGCGGTGCTATAAATAAAACTACTGAAGCGATCTATGCTGATTATGGATGGGTAGATGCTGCCAAAGGCAGAGATGACTATCAGGGTTTAGAGGTAAAAGGTAAATATGTTATTGTGCAGGGAGGATTGCCAGAAGGCGGATCTCCGTCAGAGATATTTAGTGCCATGCCATTAAAACGGAAGATGGCGGCAGATCATGGTGCATTGGGTTTGATAGAAATATATAACCTTTCTTTCCCATGGAATTTTTTCAGGAACTATTTTAGCAAAGAAAGACTGGAGATCGTGGAAGGAGCCGGAGGCCATGCAAGCGTTTTGCATGCATGGCTACAACTACCTACCAATGGTAATAAACCTACCTGGTCAAAAGGGAAAAGCTATCCGATCACAATAAATACTCCAGGGGCTGCTACTACTCCTGTCGAAGCTGTCAATGTCCTGGGTATGATACCCGGCAAAAAGAAAAAACTAAGGGATCAGTATATATTATTGTCTGCTCATTTTGACCATGTAGGAGTGAAAGCTGGCCAACCCATCGGCAATGACACTATCTGGAATGGGGCTCGTGACAATGCCTGGGGTACAGTTGGACTTCTCGCTGCAGCCCGATATTTTGCCAAAAACCCTCCTAACAGATCGGTGATGATTGCAGCTGTAAATGGTGAAGAGATTGGCCTTTTGGGTTCAAAATACCTTGCTGAGCATCCTGTGATGCCTTGGAATAAGGTAATTTTTGACCTTAACTCAGATGGAGCAGGTTATTCAGATACAACGCTGGTATCGATCATAGGACTCAATAGAGTAGGGGCTGCCGATGAAATGAATACAGCCTGCAAAGCTTTTGGCTTAACTACAATAGCCGATCCTGCTCCTGAACAAGGTTTGTTTGACAGGTCTGATAACGTGTCCTTTGCGCAGTTGGGTATTCCAGCTCCGACTTTCGCAGCTGGATTTAAAACTTTTGATCAAGAGGTGGGCAAATATTATCACCAGGCGATAGACAATCCGGACAATATCAGTTATGGTTATTTACACCGATTTACCAAGGCGTTTGTGTTGTCAGCATTGCAAATAGCCAATAAAATAGAGCTTCCCAGATGGAGCTCTGGTGATAAATATGAATCTGCGGGCAAAAAGCTATATGGTTATTAA